The following proteins come from a genomic window of Montipora foliosa isolate CH-2021 chromosome 2, ASM3666993v2, whole genome shotgun sequence:
- the LOC137990856 gene encoding protein phosphatase 1D-like: MSQKTKRFEIRFSGNGQAHQGGRNEMEDVMRVIFDAEQAFFAVFDGHGGKEAAVFAKDFLCANIKKQKGFYSDDATLVMNSIKDGFLATHLDMWKQLDSWPRTKEGFPSTSGTTATVVILRGRKLYIAHVGDSGAALGRLNKEEKLEAVTLTTDHKPDVPSEKSRIESLGGKVLLRKRVQRVAWERPVHQGHEGPSRRGTEMEWVPFLAISRALGDLWSFKQSSNDFIVSPVPDVQVYEITPGVDKFLIIASDGLWAVMTVKGVIKFIHNCDAQLGDVSGRLIKEALARWREKDLRADNITVIFVQFDEASKQDLPPGHDNKETCGCE; this comes from the exons atgtcacaGAAAACGAAACGTTTTGAGATACGTTTTTCGGGTAATGGCCAAGCGCACCAGGGAGGACGTAACGAAATGGAAGACGTTATGCGCGTCATATTCGACGCAGAGCAAGCTTTTTTCGCCGTTTTCGACGGCCACGGAGGAAAAGAAGCTGCTGTGTTTGCGAAGGATTTTTTATGTGCCAATATTAAGAAACAGAAAGGATTTTACTCAGATGATGCTACATTAGTAATGAATTCGATAAAGGATGGCTTTCTTGCCACCCACCTCGACATGTGGAAGCAACTTG ATTCGTGGCCTCGCACCAAAGAAGGATTTCCAAGTACTTCCGGGACTACTGCGACTGTGGTGATATTGAGGGGTAGAAAGCTTTATATAGCACATGTTGGTGATTCCGGAGCAGCCCTCGGGCGGTTAAATAAGGAAGAAAAACTCGAAGCTGTTACTTTAACTACCGACCACAAACCCGACGTTCCTTCGGAAAAGAGCAGGATTGAGTCACTCGGGGGAAAAGTCCTGTTACGGAAGCGTGTGCAACGTGTAGCATGGGAAAGGCCAGTCCATCAAGGCCACGAGGGACCTTCCAGAAGAGGCACTGAAATGGAGTGGGTGCCTTTCTTGGCAATATCAAGGGCCCTAG GTGACCTGTGGAGTTTCAAACAAAGTAGTAATGACTTTATTGTGTCCCCGGTACCGGATGTCCAGGTTTATGAGATAACTCCAGGAGTGGACAAGTTTCTGATTATTGCATCGGATGGACTGTGGGCAGTAATGACAGTCAAAGGGGTGATTAAATTTATTCATAACTGTGATGCACAACTGGGAGACGTGTCTGGCAG GTTGATTAAAGAAGCATTGGCCAGATGGCGTGAGAAAGATCTGAGGGCCGACAACATAACTGTTATTTTTGTACAATTCGATGAAGCCTCCAAACAAGATCTTCCACCTGGACACGACAATAAAG AAACTTGTGGCTGCGAG